The following is a genomic window from Chloroflexota bacterium.
GACTTTGAGCAGGTGAGTTATAGCAGCAGGATGCCCGCGGAGCTAGAAGGTGCAGGGGTGATCTTGCCAGTTGGAGCATCAGCCCCGGCAAAGTACATTGGTTTGCACTTTGGGCTGCGCTCGGCTTGGCTCGGTGGGAAATATCCACTGCTTGAGTGGCTACGTTGGTGGATAGGATTGAGATCAGCACTGGCTGCGCCACAGACAGAGGAGGTTGTGCTCTGGGTCAGGGGTACGACCGCGAAGTGATGAATGAGAGGTGATGAGGAGTAATGAGTGAGGAGTGATGAGTAAGGATCAAGCCGCTACCGAACCTAGTTTCTTGGACAAGCCGCTGTTCTCTGTTTTGCAACTCAATGGAAAGACAGTGGTACTGTTTCTCATTGTCTTGGCGCTGGTGTTGACACGCCTGTGTGACCTGGGCAATCGTTCCTATTCTCACGATGAAAGCACGCATGCCTGGGAAGCCTGGAGATTGCTCACCGGCCAGGGTTATCGCCACGATCCCGTCTATCACGGGCCATTTGGCTACCATGTGGTGGCCTTTGTGTTCTTCCTCTTCGGCGTTAGCGACACCACGGCGCGCATCGCGCCTGCCTTGTTCAGCATCGCTCTGGTGCTGTTGGTCTGGCCGCTGCGTAGGTGGCTAGGACGGGCAGGAGCGATCGCAGCCATGTTCCTGCTCACCATCTCGCCAACCTTGATGTACCGCGGACGTTACTTCCGCCATGACATCTGGCTGATGGTGGCGGAGTTGGTCATGGTGATTTGTTTCTTCCATTACCTGAGGGACCGGAAGGAGCGTTGGCTGTACATCACAGCGGGTGCGTTAGCGGTGGCGATGTGCAGCAAGGCAATTGCTTTCATTTATGGCGCTATTTTCGGCAGTTTCTGGGTGCTGTATTTGCTGCTGGAGTGGGTGCGCACACGGCAGCCACTGAAGGAACTGAAGGGGCACCCAGTCTTTGATATTATATTGTTGTTGGGGACTCTGGCTCTACCGCTCATTGCGCCTGTGGTTGTCAGTGTGTTCAAGTGGAATCCCCTGGACTATAGTTCGACTGGCATTGTGCGTACGGGGACCGTGGTGCTGCTATTGTTGGCTGTTTCGATAGCCATCGGGGTGTGGTGGAAGCGCAAGGTCTGGCTGACTTGTGCCGCAATCTACTATGTCATCTTCATTCTCTTTTACACGACATTGTTCACCAATACGCGCGGCATTGCCACCGGCATGGTGGGCATGTTGGGATACTGGCTGTCGCAGCAAGGAGTACGGCGCGGCGGGCAGCCGTGGTACTACTTCTTTTTCCTGAATGCACTGTACGAATTTTTGCCCTCTTTGCTGTCGGGAGCAGCTATCGTGTATTACTTCTGGACATGGCGTCGGTTGCCCAAGACGATGGCAGAACGGGGGCAGCAGGTGACCATAGCCCCTGCACCAGTACAAGTAGGGCGCAGGCGCAGGGTAGCTAAGCGGGAGGAGGCACCAGTGAGCGCAGCGATAAGGGATGGAACAGAAGCATTCGTGCCATTCCTCGTGTATTGGACGCTGACGAACTTTGCCATCTGGACCTGGGCGGGTGAAAAAATGCCTTGGCAGAACATGCACTTGGTCCTGCCGCTGGGATTGCTAGGGGGCTGGTTCATCGGTAAGATGTGGGAATCCACTGATTGGCGCAAGTTGCTAGCACAAGGAGCGGGGCATGTGATGGTATTGATGCCTATCGCCTTTTTCTCTTTGCTAGTCTTGCTCTCTACTCTGACGGGATCAATTCGCCCGTTCAGCGGCATGACCATTGTTCAGCTCGAGGTG
Proteins encoded in this region:
- a CDS encoding TIGR03663 family protein: MSKDQAATEPSFLDKPLFSVLQLNGKTVVLFLIVLALVLTRLCDLGNRSYSHDESTHAWEAWRLLTGQGYRHDPVYHGPFGYHVVAFVFFLFGVSDTTARIAPALFSIALVLLVWPLRRWLGRAGAIAAMFLLTISPTLMYRGRYFRHDIWLMVAELVMVICFFHYLRDRKERWLYITAGALAVAMCSKAIAFIYGAIFGSFWVLYLLLEWVRTRQPLKELKGHPVFDIILLLGTLALPLIAPVVVSVFKWNPLDYSSTGIVRTGTVVLLLLAVSIAIGVWWKRKVWLTCAAIYYVIFILFYTTLFTNTRGIATGMVGMLGYWLSQQGVRRGGQPWYYFFFLNALYEFLPSLLSGAAIVYYFWTWRRLPKTMAERGQQVTIAPAPVQVGRRRRVAKREEAPVSAAIRDGTEAFVPFLVYWTLTNFAIWTWAGEKMPWQNMHLVLPLGLLGGWFIGKMWESTDWRKLLAQGAGHVMVLMPIAFFSLLVLLSTLTGSIRPFSGMTIVQLEVTLRWLLSLVLLLIAVALMYRFGRTLGRSGWERMILAAVFVVLAAVTVRFAWMLTFINQDYATEFLMYADSTPDTSAVMHELDAMSSRLAGDKDLKVAYDNESSWPFVWYLRDYRNAIFFTGDTGLSGDAQVVIIGPENESKLKSQLTAKYLRRDYRLIWWPNQDVYSNLTPGKIWSDLRDPARRKFWWDIIWSRKYPQSTTSWPYVHRFALYVRKDIAAQLWDYGPEVAGIGLELPEDEYEKRRIQVSAVLTWGSFGTGAGQFN